The following coding sequences are from one Malaciobacter pacificus window:
- a CDS encoding biotin/lipoyl-containing protein, with protein MAKKYIDVMDTTFRDGFQSVFGGRVLMDDFFPAVEAAKDAGITHFEFGGGARFQSLFFYLQENAFEMMDKFREIVGPDANLQTLARGINTVMLDTGSRELIDLHAKMFAKHGTTTIRNFDALNDVQNLEYSAECIKKYGLNHEVVVTLMDLPPGCVGAHDVAFYEKTLRQILDSGIPHDSICFKDASGTSSPQKVYETIQMARKLVGEDTHIRLHTHETAGVSVACYLAALEAGADGIDLAASPVSGGTSQPDILTMMHAVKGKNYDLGGLDIEKILKYQEVLNDCLKDYFMPPEATQVSPLIPFSPMPGGALTANTQMMRDNGTLDKFPEVIKAMREVVEKGGYGTSVTPVSQFYWQQAYANVMFGPWKQIAPGYGKMVLGYFGKTPVEPDPEVVALAAEKLKLEPTKENPLDIADRDDKKKISVWKERLEHEGIETTEENIFIAAACDEKGIAFLKGESPLNVRKGNNNNTQGENTNMANANGNYTVVVDGQKFNVTVAEGNADIQVTPVASNDSTPTPAAPSGDASEIPAAVNGNVWKILVKEGDKVEEGQQIMILEAMKMEIDITSPSAGTITKILVEQNQAVDEGQPLAVIA; from the coding sequence ATGGCTAAAAAGTATATCGATGTCATGGATACTACTTTTAGGGATGGATTTCAATCTGTCTTTGGAGGTAGAGTTTTAATGGACGACTTCTTTCCAGCTGTTGAAGCTGCGAAAGATGCTGGGATAACACACTTTGAATTTGGTGGAGGAGCAAGATTCCAATCTTTATTCTTCTACTTACAAGAAAACGCATTTGAAATGATGGACAAATTCAGAGAAATTGTTGGTCCAGATGCAAACTTACAAACACTAGCAAGAGGTATCAACACAGTTATGCTTGATACTGGTTCTAGAGAATTAATTGACTTACATGCTAAAATGTTCGCAAAACATGGAACAACTACAATTAGAAACTTTGATGCTTTAAATGATGTTCAAAATCTTGAATATTCTGCTGAATGTATCAAAAAGTATGGTTTAAATCATGAAGTTGTTGTAACACTTATGGATTTACCTCCTGGATGTGTTGGAGCTCATGATGTAGCATTTTATGAAAAAACATTAAGACAAATTCTAGATAGTGGTATTCCACATGATTCAATTTGTTTCAAAGATGCATCAGGAACATCTTCACCTCAAAAAGTATATGAAACTATCCAAATGGCTAGAAAACTAGTTGGAGAAGATACTCATATTAGATTACATACACATGAAACTGCGGGAGTTTCTGTTGCTTGTTATCTAGCTGCTTTAGAAGCAGGTGCTGATGGTATTGACTTAGCTGCAAGTCCAGTTTCTGGAGGAACTAGCCAACCTGATATTTTAACTATGATGCATGCTGTTAAAGGTAAAAACTATGATTTAGGTGGTTTAGATATTGAGAAAATCTTAAAATATCAAGAAGTATTAAATGATTGTTTAAAAGACTACTTTATGCCACCTGAAGCTACACAAGTTTCACCATTAATTCCTTTCTCACCAATGCCAGGTGGAGCATTAACTGCTAATACTCAAATGATGAGAGACAATGGTACACTAGACAAATTTCCAGAAGTTATTAAAGCTATGAGAGAAGTTGTTGAAAAAGGTGGTTATGGTACATCAGTTACTCCTGTTTCACAATTCTACTGGCAACAAGCATACGCAAATGTAATGTTTGGACCATGGAAACAAATTGCTCCAGGTTATGGAAAAATGGTTCTAGGATACTTTGGTAAAACTCCAGTTGAGCCAGATCCTGAAGTTGTAGCATTAGCAGCTGAGAAATTAAAATTAGAACCAACAAAAGAGAATCCTTTAGATATTGCAGATAGAGATGATAAGAAAAAAATCTCTGTATGGAAAGAGAGATTAGAGCACGAAGGTATTGAAACAACTGAAGAGAATATCTTTATTGCTGCAGCTTGTGATGAAAAAGGAATTGCATTCTTAAAAGGTGAATCACCATTAAATGTAAGAAAAGGTAATAACAATAATACTCAAGGAGAAAATACTAATATGGCAAATGCAAATGGAAACTACACAGTTGTAGTAGATGGACAAAAATTCAATGTAACAGTAGCTGAAGGAAATGCAGATATTCAAGTAACTCCAGTGGCTTCAAATGATTCAACTCCTACACCAGCAGCTCCAAGTGGAGATGCTTCTGAAATTCCTGCAGCTGTAAATGGTAATGTATGGAAAATTTTAGTAAAAGAAGGTGATAAAGTTGAAGAAGGTCAACAAATTATGATCTTAGAAGCTATGAAAATGGAAATTGATATAACATCTCCAAGTGCTGGTACGATAACAAAAATATTAGTGGAACAAAACCAAGCAGTTGATGAAGGTCAACCTTTAGCAGTAATTGCTTAA
- a CDS encoding sodium ion-translocating decarboxylase subunit beta — MKKSLFLVLFTLFTVFSVNSFAASTPVEVTEEKKEYESKSLGQLFDSFYSTTGLKAILEPHEGLKGPHGEELTPFAQSFGRIIMFGICFMLFYLAIAKGFEPLLLIPIGFGGILANIPVAEIAGENGMLGIIYNMGISNGFFPLMIFMGVGAMTDFGPLLSNPKTALLGGAAQFGIFGSLVGAIVLSQYVPGIEFSLEQAAAISIIGGADGPTSIFIATALAPELLGAIAVAAYSYMALVPVIQPPIMRALTTMEERKIKMKVARKVTKLEKITFPILVVVLAMLILPDAAPLIGAFCFGNFAKESGVVDRLSDTMQNALINIVTIFLGLGVGSKLAAEQFLVGETLGIMAIGLLAFAAGTATGVLMAKLMNLFMSKENKINPLIGAAGVSAVPMAARVVSKEGQRYDSSNILLMHAMGPNVAGVIGSAVAAGVLISIFK; from the coding sequence ATGAAGAAAAGTTTATTTTTAGTTTTATTTACTCTTTTTACAGTCTTTTCTGTGAATTCTTTTGCAGCATCAACACCAGTTGAAGTTACAGAAGAAAAAAAAGAGTATGAATCAAAATCATTAGGACAACTATTTGATTCTTTTTATAGTACTACTGGTTTAAAAGCAATTTTAGAACCACATGAGGGCTTAAAGGGTCCTCACGGTGAAGAATTAACGCCTTTTGCTCAAAGCTTCGGTAGAATTATTATGTTTGGAATTTGTTTTATGCTATTTTATTTAGCTATTGCTAAAGGTTTTGAACCATTACTACTTATTCCTATAGGGTTTGGTGGTATTTTAGCAAATATTCCAGTTGCAGAGATTGCTGGTGAAAATGGAATGTTAGGTATTATTTATAATATGGGTATTTCTAATGGTTTCTTCCCTTTAATGATCTTTATGGGTGTTGGAGCTATGACGGACTTTGGTCCATTATTATCTAATCCTAAAACTGCATTACTTGGTGGAGCAGCTCAATTTGGTATTTTTGGATCATTAGTAGGTGCAATAGTATTATCTCAATACGTTCCAGGAATTGAGTTCTCATTAGAACAAGCTGCTGCAATTTCTATTATTGGTGGAGCTGATGGACCAACTTCAATATTTATTGCCACTGCACTTGCACCTGAATTACTTGGAGCTATTGCTGTTGCTGCTTATTCATATATGGCACTAGTACCAGTTATTCAACCTCCAATTATGAGAGCTTTAACAACTATGGAAGAAAGAAAAATTAAAATGAAAGTTGCTAGAAAAGTAACTAAATTAGAAAAAATTACTTTCCCTATACTTGTTGTTGTTTTAGCAATGTTAATTTTACCTGATGCTGCCCCACTAATTGGTGCTTTCTGTTTTGGTAACTTTGCAAAAGAGTCAGGAGTTGTAGATAGACTTTCTGATACAATGCAAAATGCTTTAATTAATATTGTAACTATTTTCTTAGGATTAGGTGTTGGTTCAAAACTAGCAGCAGAACAGTTCTTAGTTGGTGAAACATTAGGTATTATGGCAATTGGTCTATTAGCATTTGCAGCAGGTACTGCGACAGGTGTATTAATGGCAAAACTTATGAATTTATTTATGTCGAAAGAAAACAAAATCAATCCTTTAATTGGAGCAGCAGGAGTATCAGCTGTACCAATGGCAGCGAGAGTTGTAAGTAAAGAAGGACAAAGATATGACTCATCAAATATTTTATTAATGCATGCTATGGGTCCAAATGTTGCGGGAGTTATTGGATCTGCAGTTGCTGCTGGAGTTCTTATATCTATTTTTAAGTAG
- the metG gene encoding methionine--tRNA ligase, which yields MQESCKNVYITTPIYYVNDVAHIGHAYTTIIADMLARYSRLTGQNTYFLTGTDEHGQKIAQSAEQRGKTAKEYADEVSGKFRALWDDFNITYDKFIRTTDEEHKIGVQQAFERMHAKGDIYKGEYEGYYCVPCETFFTEKQLVDEQFCPECGRPTQIVKEESYFFKLSAYEDKLIKWYEENPDCILPRSKKNEIVNFVKGGLKDLSISRTSFDWGVKLPESMNEPKHVMYVWLDALMNYITALGYGGKEENMDFWPANVQLVGKDILRFHAIYWPAFLMSLDLPLPKHIAAHGWWTRDGEKMSKSKGNVVNPKEVADAYGLDAFRYFMLREVPFGQDGDFSQKALMDRINSDLGNDLGNLLNRISGMSGKYFDFKIDSKDVIKFHQKELDEVNTILDGLEPLLYNMQINRYLEEIWKILTIANKAIGDYEPWAKMKDGKVDEAMALVALITNIMAKVALLLDSVMPEKIAKISQSLGIKIDTDTYNSLINNKELLTTTTITKVDQLFPRIEELLLAQPDVADETKAECEKKVETKEEVVEEDNLITIDKFFETTLKIGTIVEAEEVPKSKKLLKLQVDLGEGRNRQILAGIKEFYSAEELVGTQACVVANLKPAKLMGMLSEGMLMAAKDENGLSLIRPETPKKSGTKIS from the coding sequence ATGCAAGAATCTTGTAAAAATGTTTATATTACTACTCCAATTTACTATGTAAATGATGTGGCTCATATTGGTCATGCATATACTACAATTATTGCAGATATGCTAGCTAGATACTCTAGACTAACTGGTCAAAATACTTATTTCCTTACAGGAACTGATGAGCATGGACAAAAAATCGCTCAAAGTGCAGAACAAAGAGGAAAAACTGCAAAAGAGTATGCAGATGAAGTATCTGGAAAATTTAGAGCCTTATGGGATGATTTTAATATAACTTATGACAAGTTTATTAGAACAACTGATGAAGAACACAAAATTGGTGTTCAACAAGCTTTTGAAAGGATGCATGCAAAGGGTGATATTTATAAGGGTGAATATGAAGGTTATTACTGTGTACCTTGTGAGACATTCTTTACTGAAAAACAACTTGTAGATGAACAATTTTGTCCAGAGTGTGGAAGACCAACTCAAATTGTAAAAGAAGAGAGCTATTTCTTTAAATTATCAGCTTATGAAGATAAGCTAATTAAATGGTATGAAGAGAATCCAGACTGTATTTTACCAAGAAGTAAGAAAAATGAAATTGTTAACTTTGTAAAAGGTGGATTGAAAGATTTATCAATTTCAAGAACTTCATTTGATTGGGGTGTAAAATTACCAGAATCAATGAATGAACCAAAACATGTTATGTATGTATGGTTAGATGCACTAATGAACTATATCACTGCACTTGGATATGGTGGTAAAGAAGAGAATATGGATTTCTGGCCAGCAAATGTTCAATTAGTAGGAAAAGACATCTTAAGATTCCATGCTATTTATTGGCCAGCATTCTTAATGTCTTTAGATTTACCATTGCCAAAACATATTGCAGCACATGGTTGGTGGACAAGAGATGGTGAAAAAATGTCTAAATCAAAAGGAAATGTTGTAAATCCTAAAGAAGTAGCTGATGCTTACGGATTAGATGCATTTAGATACTTTATGTTAAGAGAAGTACCTTTTGGTCAAGATGGTGATTTTTCACAAAAAGCATTAATGGATAGAATTAACTCTGATTTAGGAAATGATTTAGGAAATTTATTGAATAGAATTTCTGGTATGAGTGGAAAATATTTTGACTTTAAAATTGATTCTAAAGATGTTATTAAATTCCATCAAAAAGAGTTAGATGAAGTTAATACAATTTTAGATGGATTAGAGCCATTACTTTATAATATGCAAATTAATAGATATCTAGAAGAGATTTGGAAGATATTAACTATTGCAAATAAAGCAATTGGTGATTATGAACCATGGGCTAAAATGAAAGACGGGAAAGTTGATGAAGCTATGGCTTTAGTTGCACTTATTACGAATATTATGGCTAAAGTTGCCTTACTTTTAGATTCAGTTATGCCAGAAAAGATTGCTAAAATTTCTCAATCTTTAGGAATAAAAATTGATACAGATACTTACAACTCATTAATCAATAATAAAGAACTATTAACTACAACTACTATTACAAAAGTAGACCAACTATTTCCTAGAATTGAAGAACTACTTTTAGCTCAACCTGATGTTGCAGATGAAACAAAAGCAGAATGTGAGAAAAAAGTAGAAACAAAAGAAGAAGTAGTTGAAGAAGATAACTTAATCACTATTGATAAATTCTTTGAAACAACTTTAAAAATTGGAACAATAGTTGAGGCCGAAGAAGTACCTAAATCTAAAAAACTTTTAAAGCTACAAGTTGATTTAGGAGAAGGAAGAAATAGACAAATTTTAGCAGGAATCAAAGAGTTCTATAGTGCTGAAGAATTAGTTGGAACTCAAGCTTGTGTTGTTGCAAACCTTAAGCCTGCAAAACTAATGGGAATGCTTAGTGAAGGCATGTTAATGGCTGCTAAAGATGAAAATGGTTTATCTTTGATTAGACCAGAAACTCCTAAAAAATCTGGAACTAAAATAAGCTAG
- the pckA gene encoding phosphoenolpyruvate carboxykinase (ATP) has protein sequence MSEIKDTLGLENVGEIRRNADVDILIQHAVENEGAKVSSTGALMIDTGIFTGRSPKDKFFVNQDPSNKYIAWGDINQKVSKNVYEDLLKNSKKQLSNKDIYVTDVYCGASLDSRKSVRFITEVAWQAHFIQNMFIVPQTQEELDNFEPEFTIYNSCKTVDMAYASHGLHSEVYVIFNVEENTAIIGGTWYAGEMKKGVFSMMNYWLPLEGKLPMHCSANIGKDGDTALFFGLSGTGKTTLSTDPNRALIGDDEHGWDDEGIFNFEGGCYAKVINLDGESEPEIFNAIKKGAILENVVYDENGVVDYTDGSKTENTRVSYPLDHIPNHTPDMKGGHPNNIIFLCADAFGVLPPVAKLDKQQAMYYFLSGYTAKVAGTERGITEPVATFSSCFGEAFLPLNPTVYAELLGQKIDKHNVNVYLVNTGWTGGPYGIGSRMSIKNTRACINGILDGSIESSEFETLPIFNLQIPKTLNGVDTNVLNPRNTWADKAAYDETREKLAAMYIDNFKKYLTLESEYDFTAAGPQI, from the coding sequence ATGTCTGAAATCAAAGACACGTTAGGTTTAGAAAACGTAGGTGAAATTAGGAGAAATGCAGATGTTGACATATTAATTCAACATGCTGTTGAAAATGAAGGGGCGAAAGTCTCTTCAACTGGTGCTTTAATGATTGATACGGGAATTTTTACAGGAAGAAGTCCTAAGGATAAATTTTTTGTAAACCAAGATCCTTCAAATAAATATATTGCATGGGGTGATATAAATCAAAAAGTATCAAAAAATGTTTATGAAGATTTATTAAAAAACTCTAAAAAACAATTAAGCAACAAAGATATATATGTTACTGATGTTTACTGTGGAGCTTCATTAGATTCTAGAAAATCAGTTAGATTTATCACTGAAGTTGCTTGGCAAGCACACTTTATTCAAAATATGTTTATTGTTCCTCAAACTCAAGAGGAATTAGACAATTTTGAACCAGAATTTACAATTTATAACTCTTGTAAAACAGTAGATATGGCTTATGCAAGTCATGGTTTACATTCTGAAGTTTATGTAATTTTTAATGTTGAAGAAAACACAGCAATCATTGGTGGTACTTGGTATGCTGGTGAAATGAAAAAAGGTGTATTCTCAATGATGAATTACTGGTTACCATTAGAAGGTAAACTTCCTATGCACTGTTCAGCTAATATCGGTAAAGATGGGGATACTGCACTATTCTTCGGACTTTCTGGAACTGGTAAAACGACATTATCAACTGATCCAAATAGAGCATTAATTGGTGATGATGAGCATGGATGGGATGATGAAGGTATTTTCAACTTTGAAGGTGGATGTTACGCAAAAGTAATTAACCTTGATGGAGAAAGTGAACCAGAAATTTTCAATGCTATTAAAAAAGGTGCAATTTTAGAAAATGTTGTTTATGATGAAAATGGTGTTGTTGATTATACTGATGGTTCTAAAACAGAAAATACAAGAGTTTCATATCCATTAGATCATATTCCAAATCATACTCCTGATATGAAAGGTGGTCACCCTAACAATATTATCTTCTTATGTGCAGATGCATTTGGTGTATTACCTCCTGTTGCAAAATTAGATAAACAACAAGCTATGTACTACTTCCTAAGTGGATATACAGCAAAAGTAGCTGGAACTGAAAGAGGTATTACTGAACCAGTTGCTACATTCTCATCTTGTTTTGGTGAAGCATTTCTACCTCTTAACCCAACGGTATATGCTGAGTTATTAGGTCAAAAAATTGACAAACACAACGTAAATGTTTATTTAGTAAATACAGGATGGACAGGAGGTCCATATGGTATTGGTTCAAGAATGAGTATTAAAAATACAAGAGCTTGTATCAATGGAATTTTAGATGGTTCAATTGAATCTTCAGAATTTGAAACATTGCCAATATTTAATTTACAAATACCAAAAACATTAAATGGTGTTGATACTAATGTTCTAAACCCTAGAAATACATGGGCAGATAAAGCTGCATATGATGAAACTAGAGAAAAACTTGCAGCAATGTATATTGATAACTTTAAAAAATACTTAACTTTAGAAAGTGAGTATGATTTTACAGCTGCAGGGCCACAAATTTAA
- a CDS encoding S24 family peptidase, with protein sequence MLIVDEIIEKLKDILSADGKNGKVFDKDVASSLDLSQANFATMKNRGKIPYSNILDFCAKKKISINWLLYNQNPGSLVDTTDKYWIKYYPEVNVSAGGGAYENEDAYESLEVPPYFIKALGGKENLKNIDAINVVGDSMEPTLNSDNIIFIDKTKSDVARDGIYAFTTTHGLFVKRIQRRVDGNLDIISDNKDYPSQILSKNDLSILGKVVSSFGMVY encoded by the coding sequence ATGTTAATTGTTGATGAAATTATTGAAAAGTTAAAAGATATATTAAGTGCAGATGGAAAAAATGGTAAGGTTTTTGATAAAGATGTTGCAAGTTCTTTAGACTTATCACAAGCAAATTTTGCAACTATGAAAAATAGAGGTAAGATTCCATATTCAAATATTTTAGATTTTTGTGCAAAAAAGAAGATTTCTATTAATTGGTTACTATATAATCAAAATCCAGGATCACTCGTAGATACTACAGATAAATATTGGATTAAATACTATCCTGAAGTAAATGTAAGTGCTGGTGGTGGTGCTTATGAAAATGAAGATGCTTATGAATCTTTAGAAGTTCCTCCATATTTTATAAAAGCACTTGGAGGAAAAGAGAATCTAAAAAATATTGATGCAATCAATGTAGTAGGTGATTCAATGGAACCAACATTAAATAGTGATAATATAATTTTTATTGATAAAACAAAAAGTGATGTTGCTAGAGATGGTATATATGCTTTTACAACTACTCATGGTCTTTTTGTAAAAAGAATTCAAAGGAGAGTTGATGGAAATCTTGATATCATATCTGATAATAAGGATTATCCATCTCAAATTTTAAGTAAAAATGATTTATCTATTTTAGGGAAAGTTGTAAGTTCATTTGGAATGGTTTATTAA
- a CDS encoding peptidoglycan synthetase, translating into MQISSIVDIINGELLNSPFISFIYAFKTNVKKVKEGDLFIAKNHEDIKTAVKNGAFAILIDKDYPVIDEEIAWIKVENIETAIIKLIRYKLAISNLEAYHCDKATYDLLKIYAPNSKKNIVLIPNDLNKFFKILNDITHDDILIYHHKEVLDKIYPNNKNLNGLEEYKVENLIEHSLFETSFSYNEQFYSKLKIPSIYIKQLITVLNYLNYELDMSKLKQFYNFKPLFLDKNLNLVDFGKSDKFVLCQNSDSLVKKEFQFLEKKYKYAKILFITSHKLDFIKKNQLVLKNIEDLKSTLKKVDFNAVYLIGFEYKDIHDSLTKQEKELTLF; encoded by the coding sequence GTGCAAATCTCATCTATTGTTGATATTATAAATGGAGAGCTTTTAAACTCTCCATTTATCTCATTTATTTATGCTTTTAAAACTAATGTAAAAAAAGTCAAAGAAGGTGACTTATTTATTGCTAAAAATCATGAAGATATAAAAACTGCTGTTAAAAATGGTGCATTTGCAATATTAATAGATAAAGATTATCCTGTAATAGATGAAGAAATAGCTTGGATAAAAGTTGAAAATATAGAAACTGCTATTATAAAACTAATTAGATATAAACTAGCAATATCTAATCTTGAAGCATATCATTGTGATAAAGCAACATATGATTTACTAAAAATCTATGCTCCAAATTCAAAAAAAAATATAGTTTTAATACCTAATGACTTAAATAAATTTTTTAAAATATTAAATGACATTACCCATGATGATATACTAATCTATCATCATAAAGAGGTTTTAGATAAAATTTATCCCAATAATAAGAACTTAAATGGATTAGAAGAGTATAAAGTTGAAAACCTTATAGAACATTCATTATTTGAAACATCATTTTCATATAATGAACAATTTTATTCTAAATTGAAAATACCAAGTATTTATATAAAACAACTAATTACTGTATTGAATTATTTAAACTACGAATTAGATATGAGTAAATTAAAACAATTCTATAACTTCAAACCTCTTTTTCTGGATAAAAATTTAAATTTAGTTGACTTTGGAAAGAGTGATAAATTTGTATTATGTCAAAATAGTGATTCTTTAGTAAAAAAAGAGTTTCAATTTTTAGAAAAAAAATATAAATATGCAAAAATACTTTTTATAACATCTCATAAGTTAGACTTTATAAAAAAGAACCAGTTAGTACTTAAAAATATAGAAGATTTAAAATCAACTTTAAAAAAAGTTGACTTTAATGCTGTTTATTTAATAGGTTTTGAATATAAAGATATACATGATAGTCTTACAAAACAGGAAAAAGAGTTAACTCTTTTTTAA
- a CDS encoding class 1 fructose-bisphosphatase has protein sequence MQEIIKAIEEASIKIKHLIETGDTGKSEQENSTGDTQLKLDIASDEIIEDIFKTIPSIKAIVSEEQESIVPLNEDGEYLIAYDPLDGSSLVDVNLSVGSIYGIYKNEFNAQNIIASVYVVFGPRVEMVVTTDDVKMYRLLNGKFEFIQNLELQEKGKLNAPGSTQNCWAPFHKQLIDDIFNDGYRLRYSGGMVPDLHQILLKGGGLFSYPGTTDRPKGKLRQLFEVFPFALTYEKANGGAVDGFKRALEVETTHIHDTTPCFFGSKTEINRVLEVYAKNV, from the coding sequence ATGCAAGAAATTATAAAAGCTATCGAAGAAGCATCAATAAAAATCAAACACCTAATTGAAACTGGTGATACAGGCAAAAGTGAACAAGAAAACTCAACTGGTGACACACAACTCAAACTTGATATTGCAAGTGATGAAATTATCGAAGATATTTTCAAAACTATACCAAGTATTAAAGCAATTGTTAGTGAAGAACAAGAGTCAATTGTACCTTTAAATGAAGATGGAGAGTACTTAATCGCTTATGATCCATTAGATGGTTCTTCTCTAGTTGATGTAAACTTATCTGTTGGTTCTATTTATGGAATTTATAAAAATGAGTTTAATGCTCAAAATATTATAGCTTCTGTTTATGTTGTATTTGGTCCAAGAGTTGAAATGGTTGTAACAACAGATGATGTTAAAATGTATAGACTTTTAAATGGTAAATTTGAGTTTATACAAAACTTAGAGCTTCAAGAAAAAGGTAAATTAAATGCACCTGGTTCAACACAAAACTGTTGGGCACCTTTCCATAAACAACTAATTGATGATATTTTCAATGATGGTTATAGATTAAGATACTCAGGTGGTATGGTTCCAGATTTACACCAAATTTTATTAAAAGGTGGAGGATTATTTTCTTATCCAGGAACTACTGATAGACCAAAAGGAAAATTAAGACAGTTATTTGAAGTATTCCCTTTTGCACTTACTTATGAAAAAGCAAATGGTGGCGCAGTTGATGGATTTAAAAGAGCACTAGAAGTTGAAACTACTCATATACATGATACAACACCTTGTTTCTTTGGTTCAAAAACAGAAATTAATAGAGTATTAGAAGTTTACGCTAAAAATGTCTAA
- a CDS encoding OadG family protein, giving the protein MEINLITEALKFMMLGMGVVFSFLVILIFVLKAQGALLTKYFPEKEKETTRKPQNSSASNQTAKVAAIVAAVQHHKNLKG; this is encoded by the coding sequence ATGGAAATAAACTTAATTACAGAAGCACTAAAGTTTATGATGCTAGGAATGGGAGTTGTATTCTCTTTTTTAGTAATATTAATTTTTGTGTTAAAAGCGCAAGGCGCATTATTAACGAAGTATTTTCCTGAAAAGGAAAAAGAAACTACTAGGAAGCCGCAGAATTCTTCTGCATCTAATCAAACTGCTAAAGTAGCTGCAATTGTAGCTGCTGTACAACATCATAAAAATCTTAAAGGTTAA
- the mobB gene encoding molybdopterin-guanine dinucleotide biosynthesis protein B has product MKSKRLVVAFSGPSNSGKTSTIVNVSNILKDRGFNVCIIKHDPRDKAVFDTVGKDSHKFSQTGANVAIVSPTRTTLFKRQSSTIDEIIDLFKDFDYLLVEGLKTLDLPRISIFRNQLDQSYFDVTDAIATDKTIDSNLIPNSIEKLDLNNPEEIINWIDKNGKRV; this is encoded by the coding sequence ATGAAATCAAAAAGATTAGTAGTAGCTTTCTCAGGACCTTCAAATAGTGGAAAAACTTCTACTATTGTTAATGTCTCAAACATCTTAAAAGATAGAGGTTTTAATGTTTGTATCATAAAACATGACCCTAGAGATAAAGCAGTATTTGATACAGTAGGTAAAGACTCACATAAGTTTTCACAAACTGGAGCAAATGTGGCAATAGTAAGTCCTACAAGGACTACACTATTTAAAAGACAAAGCTCTACTATAGATGAAATAATTGATTTATTTAAAGATTTTGACTATTTATTAGTTGAAGGATTAAAAACTTTAGATTTACCAAGAATTTCTATATTTAGGAATCAACTTGATCAAAGCTATTTTGATGTTACAGATGCTATTGCAACTGATAAAACAATAGATAGTAATTTAATTCCTAACTCTATTGAGAAACTTGATTTAAATAACCCAGAAGAGATAATCAACTGGATAGATAAAAATGGGAAAAGAGTATAA